In the genome of Takifugu rubripes chromosome 18, fTakRub1.2, whole genome shotgun sequence, one region contains:
- the caprin2 gene encoding caprin-2 isoform X1, protein MAGAGPGLSLRTVRSWPDSGRGGSLKRTPRGRYSSHFSSKEIKMVQLFPSTNLDVSPLSEGSYETMENGLVLVDSPKVGSSETIIQPLHLETSTIYHGYDAYIENGLICLKHKVRNLEKKKLKLEGYKNRLRRGETLNPDQMVAVEKYEEVLHHLQFAQELCKTLDGLTMNLLRAQKKAAKKEQLAKVELERKHLSLVLQVQHLLQGLRQEHVKRDLLAGNNQAPQLSAEKLHNLNQLAKLLGVERDPRLSLKEQMEEAALAYSDLLEGKDKPVVGSTFKSLKEELMGLLNFKYFNCLSPPFTKYLDLLSSTCHRTPSKDISKKNWTLNVLETTEQEPPDCWDMKLSNGSTSHNATVSKTWRGAATLVPRGNSKKQPAPFKHQKQAATREQRASLALQLAAPMVFNSTTALPKDPILRKQQLEDLMTDIHGAFSFMQDSLLDSELSSSKGHPELRKPPFVSPAVLDIFFPDSKTYSDAIPKLAHSTPLSSRIVDFESIIHSRNGDQCRQTCDLERASKSLHKKLQLVERKQAPSPPLYDKEEIIFVSLEDKSCALTPVTPLEEHPPCRRDSCPPPQERVYAAPASPSMASVHLQNTKGNENRNKRDSVASSEPKNAVGTQTPPEFAQSGYESHYGYSDCTFSSDGQTVLSLGQSEGHGSQSGQPCGRGSLRGGLYVPQTPVVDSLPVFYATRDTGYPNSCRRGSRRNNSCATLSDLSPVNSPDREEAFTVVDSGHEESLAFSTSEVPLTPHNHQHTALLPLHFYPLSQSVRVAFTASRTANFAPSNLDQPIVFDQLHSNLGDMYDSHIGRFTSPVNGTYVFIFNILKLAINVPLYINLMRNEEVIVSAYANDGAPDHETASNHAILPLFQGDQMWLRLHRGAIYGSTWKYSTFSGFLLYQD, encoded by the exons ATGGCGGGAGCGGGGCCCGGCCTTTCCCTTCGGACGGTAAGATCGTGGCCTGACAGCGGACGTGGCGGCTCTCTGAAACGGACTCCCAGAGGACGTTACAGCAG tCATTTTTCCAGCAAGGAGATCAAAATGGTACAACTGTTTCCTTCCACTAATCTGGACGTTAGCCCTCTTTCTGAGGGATCATATGAAACCATGGAGAATGGATTAGTGCTGGTGGACAGCCCAAAGGTGGGCTCCTCTGAAACGATTATCCAGCCCCTCCATCTGGAAACCTCCACCATCTATCACGGCTATGACGCCTATATCGAAAATGGGCTCATCTGTCTCAAGCACAAAGTCAGAAACCTAGAGAAGAAAAAG CTGAAACTAGAAGGCTACAAGAACAGGCTAAGGAGGGGTGAGACCCTGAACCCCGATCAGATG GTGGCGGTGGAGAAGTATGAGGAGGTCCTGCATCATCTCCAGTTTGCTCAGGAGTTGTGCAAAACCCTTGATGGGTTGACCATGAAT TTACTCAGAGCCCAGAagaaggcagcaaagaaggaACAGCTGGCAaaagtggagctggagaggaagcaTCTAAGCCTCGTGCTCCAGGTTCAGCACCTTCTTCAAGGTCTGCGGCAGGAGCATGTGAAGAGAGACCTACTGGCTGGAAACAACCAGGCACCTCAACTTTCAGCTGAAAAGCTCCACAACCTAAATCAACTGGCCAAATTGTTGGGAGTCGAGCGGGATCCCAGACTAAG TCTAAAGGAGCAGATGGAAGAAGCAGCTCTGGCCTATTCTGACCTGCTCGAGGGCAAAGACAAACCAGTGGTTGGGTCAACAT TTAAGTCTCTGAAAGAGGAGCTTATGGGCTTGCTAAACTTCAAGTATTTCAACTGTCTTTCACCTCCATTTACCAAGTATCTGGATTTGTTGAGCTCCACCTGCCACAGAA CCCCTTCAAAAGACATTTCCAAGAAG AACTGGACGCTGAATGTTCTGGAAACGACAGAGCAAGAGCCGCCTGACTGCTGGGATATGAAGCTTTCAAATGGATCCACCTCGCATAATGCTACAGTATCCAAAACATGGAGAGGGGCCGCAACTTTAGTTCCTAGAGGCAATTCCAAGAAACAACCGGCGCCCTTCAAACAT CAAAAACAGGCAGCCACAAGGGAGCAACGTGCCAGCCTG GCACTTCAGTTGGCTGCACCCATGGTCTTCAACTCCACCACTGCTTTGCCGAAAGACCCCATCTTGAGGAAGCAACAGCTTGAGGATCTAATGACAGATATTCATGGAGCTTTCAGTTTTATGCAG GACTCTCTTCTGGACAGTGAGCTCtcttcctctaaaggccacccGGAGCTGAGGAAGCCACCTTTTGTATCGCCTGCTGTTCTTG ACATCTTTTTTCCAGACTCAAAAACGTATTCTGATGCGATTCCCAAATTGGCCCAT TCCACTCCGCTCTCCTCTAGGATTGTGGATTTTGAATCCATAATCCATTCCAGAAACGGGGATCAGTGCCGACAGACCTGTGACTTGGAACGCGCTTCGAAGAGCCTCCAT AAAAAGTTGCAGTTGGTTGAAAGAAAGCAAGCGCCTTCGCCACCACTCTACGACAAAGAGGAAATAATCTTTGTCAGCCTGGAGGACAAGAGCTGTGCTTTG ACACCTGTGACTCCACTAGAGGAGCATCCCCCCTGTAGAAGGGACTcttgccccccaccccaggaACGGGTGTATGCTGCACCTGCCTCCCCAAGTATGGCATCTGTGCACCTCCAGAACACCAAAGGA AATGAGAACCGAAACAAGAGGGATTCTGTGGCATCTTCTGAGCCCAAGAACGCTGTTGGCACACAAACTCCACCAGAATTTGCTCAGTCAGGTTATGAATCTCATTATG GGTATTCAGATTGTACATTCAGCAGTGATGGACAGACTGTGCTGTCCCTGGGCCAGTCTGAGGGACACGGGAGTCAATCAGGCCAGCCGTGCGGAAGGGGGTCCTTGAGAG GAGGATTGTACGTCCCTCAGACCCCAGTTGTGGACTCCCTTCCTGTCTTCTATGCTACTAGA GACACTGGTTACCCAAATAGTTGTCGACGTGGCTCAAGGAGGAATAATTCATGCG CCACCTTGAGTGACTTGTCCCCAGTAAACAGTCCAGATCGAGAAGAAGCCTTCACAGTTGTGGACTCTGGCCATGAGGAGTCCCTGGCCTTCTCCACCTCAGAGGTTCCACTGACTCCCCATAACCACCAGCACACTGCCCTGCTTCCTCTGCATTTCTACCCACTGTCCCAGTCGGTGCGGGTGGCCTTCACTGCATCACGCACAGCCAACTTTGCACCAAGCAATCTGGACCAGCCTATTGTGTTTGACCAGCTGCACAGTAACCTGGGGGACATGTATGACTCCCACATTGGCCGCTTCACCTCCCCTGTCAATGGGACCTACGTCTTCATCTTCAATATTTTGAAGCTCGCAATCAATGTACCACTTTATATTAATCTCATGCGCAACGAAGAGGTAATTGTGTCGGCGTATGCTAACGATGGTGCCCCAGATCACGAGACGGCTAGCAACCATGCCATCCTGCCTCTTTTCCAAGGAGATCAAATGTGGCTCCGTCTGCATCGCGGTGCCATCTATGGAAGCACCTGGAAGTACAGCACTTTTTCAGGGTTCTTACTCTATCAGGATTAA
- the caprin2 gene encoding caprin-2 isoform X4, translating into MVQLFPSTNLDVSPLSEGSYETMENGLVLVDSPKVGSSETIIQPLHLETSTIYHGYDAYIENGLICLKHKVRNLEKKKLKLEGYKNRLRRGETLNPDQMVAVEKYEEVLHHLQFAQELCKTLDGLTMNLLRAQKKAAKKEQLAKVELERKHLSLVLQVQHLLQGLRQEHVKRDLLAGNNQAPQLSAEKLHNLNQLAKLLGVERDPRLSLKEQMEEAALAYSDLLEGKDKPVVGSTFKSLKEELMGLLNFKYFNCLSPPFTKYLDLLSSTCHRTPSKDISKKNWTLNVLETTEQEPPDCWDMKLSNGSTSHNATVSKTWRGAATLVPRGNSKKQPAPFKHQKQAATREQRASLALQLAAPMVFNSTTALPKDPILRKQQLEDLMTDIHGAFSFMQDSLLDSELSSSKGHPELRKPPFVSPAVLDIFFPDSKTYSDAIPKLAHSTPLSSRIVDFESIIHSRNGDQCRQTCDLERASKSLHKKLQLVERKQAPSPPLYDKEEIIFVSLEDKSCALTPVTPLEEHPPCRRDSCPPPQERVYAAPASPSMASVHLQNTKGNENRNKRDSVASSEPKNAVGTQTPPEFAQSGYESHYGYSDCTFSSDGQTVLSLGQSEGHGSQSGQPCGRGSLRGGLYVPQTPVVDSLPVFYATRDTGYPNSCRRGSRRNNSCATLSDLSPVNSPDREEAFTVVDSGHEESLAFSTSEVPLTPHNHQHTALLPLHFYPLSQSVRVAFTASRTANFAPSNLDQPIVFDQLHSNLGDMYDSHIGRFTSPVNGTYVFIFNILKLAINVPLYINLMRNEEVIVSAYANDGAPDHETASNHAILPLFQGDQMWLRLHRGAIYGSTWKYSTFSGFLLYQD; encoded by the exons ATGGTACAACTGTTTCCTTCCACTAATCTGGACGTTAGCCCTCTTTCTGAGGGATCATATGAAACCATGGAGAATGGATTAGTGCTGGTGGACAGCCCAAAGGTGGGCTCCTCTGAAACGATTATCCAGCCCCTCCATCTGGAAACCTCCACCATCTATCACGGCTATGACGCCTATATCGAAAATGGGCTCATCTGTCTCAAGCACAAAGTCAGAAACCTAGAGAAGAAAAAG CTGAAACTAGAAGGCTACAAGAACAGGCTAAGGAGGGGTGAGACCCTGAACCCCGATCAGATG GTGGCGGTGGAGAAGTATGAGGAGGTCCTGCATCATCTCCAGTTTGCTCAGGAGTTGTGCAAAACCCTTGATGGGTTGACCATGAAT TTACTCAGAGCCCAGAagaaggcagcaaagaaggaACAGCTGGCAaaagtggagctggagaggaagcaTCTAAGCCTCGTGCTCCAGGTTCAGCACCTTCTTCAAGGTCTGCGGCAGGAGCATGTGAAGAGAGACCTACTGGCTGGAAACAACCAGGCACCTCAACTTTCAGCTGAAAAGCTCCACAACCTAAATCAACTGGCCAAATTGTTGGGAGTCGAGCGGGATCCCAGACTAAG TCTAAAGGAGCAGATGGAAGAAGCAGCTCTGGCCTATTCTGACCTGCTCGAGGGCAAAGACAAACCAGTGGTTGGGTCAACAT TTAAGTCTCTGAAAGAGGAGCTTATGGGCTTGCTAAACTTCAAGTATTTCAACTGTCTTTCACCTCCATTTACCAAGTATCTGGATTTGTTGAGCTCCACCTGCCACAGAA CCCCTTCAAAAGACATTTCCAAGAAG AACTGGACGCTGAATGTTCTGGAAACGACAGAGCAAGAGCCGCCTGACTGCTGGGATATGAAGCTTTCAAATGGATCCACCTCGCATAATGCTACAGTATCCAAAACATGGAGAGGGGCCGCAACTTTAGTTCCTAGAGGCAATTCCAAGAAACAACCGGCGCCCTTCAAACAT CAAAAACAGGCAGCCACAAGGGAGCAACGTGCCAGCCTG GCACTTCAGTTGGCTGCACCCATGGTCTTCAACTCCACCACTGCTTTGCCGAAAGACCCCATCTTGAGGAAGCAACAGCTTGAGGATCTAATGACAGATATTCATGGAGCTTTCAGTTTTATGCAG GACTCTCTTCTGGACAGTGAGCTCtcttcctctaaaggccacccGGAGCTGAGGAAGCCACCTTTTGTATCGCCTGCTGTTCTTG ACATCTTTTTTCCAGACTCAAAAACGTATTCTGATGCGATTCCCAAATTGGCCCAT TCCACTCCGCTCTCCTCTAGGATTGTGGATTTTGAATCCATAATCCATTCCAGAAACGGGGATCAGTGCCGACAGACCTGTGACTTGGAACGCGCTTCGAAGAGCCTCCAT AAAAAGTTGCAGTTGGTTGAAAGAAAGCAAGCGCCTTCGCCACCACTCTACGACAAAGAGGAAATAATCTTTGTCAGCCTGGAGGACAAGAGCTGTGCTTTG ACACCTGTGACTCCACTAGAGGAGCATCCCCCCTGTAGAAGGGACTcttgccccccaccccaggaACGGGTGTATGCTGCACCTGCCTCCCCAAGTATGGCATCTGTGCACCTCCAGAACACCAAAGGA AATGAGAACCGAAACAAGAGGGATTCTGTGGCATCTTCTGAGCCCAAGAACGCTGTTGGCACACAAACTCCACCAGAATTTGCTCAGTCAGGTTATGAATCTCATTATG GGTATTCAGATTGTACATTCAGCAGTGATGGACAGACTGTGCTGTCCCTGGGCCAGTCTGAGGGACACGGGAGTCAATCAGGCCAGCCGTGCGGAAGGGGGTCCTTGAGAG GAGGATTGTACGTCCCTCAGACCCCAGTTGTGGACTCCCTTCCTGTCTTCTATGCTACTAGA GACACTGGTTACCCAAATAGTTGTCGACGTGGCTCAAGGAGGAATAATTCATGCG CCACCTTGAGTGACTTGTCCCCAGTAAACAGTCCAGATCGAGAAGAAGCCTTCACAGTTGTGGACTCTGGCCATGAGGAGTCCCTGGCCTTCTCCACCTCAGAGGTTCCACTGACTCCCCATAACCACCAGCACACTGCCCTGCTTCCTCTGCATTTCTACCCACTGTCCCAGTCGGTGCGGGTGGCCTTCACTGCATCACGCACAGCCAACTTTGCACCAAGCAATCTGGACCAGCCTATTGTGTTTGACCAGCTGCACAGTAACCTGGGGGACATGTATGACTCCCACATTGGCCGCTTCACCTCCCCTGTCAATGGGACCTACGTCTTCATCTTCAATATTTTGAAGCTCGCAATCAATGTACCACTTTATATTAATCTCATGCGCAACGAAGAGGTAATTGTGTCGGCGTATGCTAACGATGGTGCCCCAGATCACGAGACGGCTAGCAACCATGCCATCCTGCCTCTTTTCCAAGGAGATCAAATGTGGCTCCGTCTGCATCGCGGTGCCATCTATGGAAGCACCTGGAAGTACAGCACTTTTTCAGGGTTCTTACTCTATCAGGATTAA
- the caprin2 gene encoding caprin-2 isoform X2, translating into MAGAGPGLSLRTVRSWPDSGRGGSLKRTPRGRYSSHFSSKEIKMVQLFPSTNLDVSPLSEGSYETMENGLVLVDSPKVGSSETIIQPLHLETSTIYHGYDAYIENGLICLKHKVRNLEKKKLKLEGYKNRLRRGETLNPDQMVAVEKYEEVLHHLQFAQELCKTLDGLTMNLLRAQKKAAKKEQLAKVELERKHLSLVLQVQHLLQGLRQEHVKRDLLAGNNQAPQLSAEKLHNLNQLAKLLGVERDPRLSLKEQMEEAALAYSDLLEGKDKPVVGSTFKSLKEELMGLLNFKYFNCLSPPFTKYLDLLSSTCHRTPSKDISKKNWTLNVLETTEQEPPDCWDMKLSNGSTSHNATVSKTWRGAATLVPRGNSKKQPAPFKHQKQAATREQRASLALQLAAPMVFNSTTALPKDPILRKQQLEDLMTDIHGAFSFMQDSLLDSELSSSKGHPELRKPPFVSPAVLDSKTYSDAIPKLAHSTPLSSRIVDFESIIHSRNGDQCRQTCDLERASKSLHKKLQLVERKQAPSPPLYDKEEIIFVSLEDKSCALTPVTPLEEHPPCRRDSCPPPQERVYAAPASPSMASVHLQNTKGNENRNKRDSVASSEPKNAVGTQTPPEFAQSGYESHYGYSDCTFSSDGQTVLSLGQSEGHGSQSGQPCGRGSLRGGLYVPQTPVVDSLPVFYATRDTGYPNSCRRGSRRNNSCATLSDLSPVNSPDREEAFTVVDSGHEESLAFSTSEVPLTPHNHQHTALLPLHFYPLSQSVRVAFTASRTANFAPSNLDQPIVFDQLHSNLGDMYDSHIGRFTSPVNGTYVFIFNILKLAINVPLYINLMRNEEVIVSAYANDGAPDHETASNHAILPLFQGDQMWLRLHRGAIYGSTWKYSTFSGFLLYQD; encoded by the exons ATGGCGGGAGCGGGGCCCGGCCTTTCCCTTCGGACGGTAAGATCGTGGCCTGACAGCGGACGTGGCGGCTCTCTGAAACGGACTCCCAGAGGACGTTACAGCAG tCATTTTTCCAGCAAGGAGATCAAAATGGTACAACTGTTTCCTTCCACTAATCTGGACGTTAGCCCTCTTTCTGAGGGATCATATGAAACCATGGAGAATGGATTAGTGCTGGTGGACAGCCCAAAGGTGGGCTCCTCTGAAACGATTATCCAGCCCCTCCATCTGGAAACCTCCACCATCTATCACGGCTATGACGCCTATATCGAAAATGGGCTCATCTGTCTCAAGCACAAAGTCAGAAACCTAGAGAAGAAAAAG CTGAAACTAGAAGGCTACAAGAACAGGCTAAGGAGGGGTGAGACCCTGAACCCCGATCAGATG GTGGCGGTGGAGAAGTATGAGGAGGTCCTGCATCATCTCCAGTTTGCTCAGGAGTTGTGCAAAACCCTTGATGGGTTGACCATGAAT TTACTCAGAGCCCAGAagaaggcagcaaagaaggaACAGCTGGCAaaagtggagctggagaggaagcaTCTAAGCCTCGTGCTCCAGGTTCAGCACCTTCTTCAAGGTCTGCGGCAGGAGCATGTGAAGAGAGACCTACTGGCTGGAAACAACCAGGCACCTCAACTTTCAGCTGAAAAGCTCCACAACCTAAATCAACTGGCCAAATTGTTGGGAGTCGAGCGGGATCCCAGACTAAG TCTAAAGGAGCAGATGGAAGAAGCAGCTCTGGCCTATTCTGACCTGCTCGAGGGCAAAGACAAACCAGTGGTTGGGTCAACAT TTAAGTCTCTGAAAGAGGAGCTTATGGGCTTGCTAAACTTCAAGTATTTCAACTGTCTTTCACCTCCATTTACCAAGTATCTGGATTTGTTGAGCTCCACCTGCCACAGAA CCCCTTCAAAAGACATTTCCAAGAAG AACTGGACGCTGAATGTTCTGGAAACGACAGAGCAAGAGCCGCCTGACTGCTGGGATATGAAGCTTTCAAATGGATCCACCTCGCATAATGCTACAGTATCCAAAACATGGAGAGGGGCCGCAACTTTAGTTCCTAGAGGCAATTCCAAGAAACAACCGGCGCCCTTCAAACAT CAAAAACAGGCAGCCACAAGGGAGCAACGTGCCAGCCTG GCACTTCAGTTGGCTGCACCCATGGTCTTCAACTCCACCACTGCTTTGCCGAAAGACCCCATCTTGAGGAAGCAACAGCTTGAGGATCTAATGACAGATATTCATGGAGCTTTCAGTTTTATGCAG GACTCTCTTCTGGACAGTGAGCTCtcttcctctaaaggccacccGGAGCTGAGGAAGCCACCTTTTGTATCGCCTGCTGTTCTTG ACTCAAAAACGTATTCTGATGCGATTCCCAAATTGGCCCAT TCCACTCCGCTCTCCTCTAGGATTGTGGATTTTGAATCCATAATCCATTCCAGAAACGGGGATCAGTGCCGACAGACCTGTGACTTGGAACGCGCTTCGAAGAGCCTCCAT AAAAAGTTGCAGTTGGTTGAAAGAAAGCAAGCGCCTTCGCCACCACTCTACGACAAAGAGGAAATAATCTTTGTCAGCCTGGAGGACAAGAGCTGTGCTTTG ACACCTGTGACTCCACTAGAGGAGCATCCCCCCTGTAGAAGGGACTcttgccccccaccccaggaACGGGTGTATGCTGCACCTGCCTCCCCAAGTATGGCATCTGTGCACCTCCAGAACACCAAAGGA AATGAGAACCGAAACAAGAGGGATTCTGTGGCATCTTCTGAGCCCAAGAACGCTGTTGGCACACAAACTCCACCAGAATTTGCTCAGTCAGGTTATGAATCTCATTATG GGTATTCAGATTGTACATTCAGCAGTGATGGACAGACTGTGCTGTCCCTGGGCCAGTCTGAGGGACACGGGAGTCAATCAGGCCAGCCGTGCGGAAGGGGGTCCTTGAGAG GAGGATTGTACGTCCCTCAGACCCCAGTTGTGGACTCCCTTCCTGTCTTCTATGCTACTAGA GACACTGGTTACCCAAATAGTTGTCGACGTGGCTCAAGGAGGAATAATTCATGCG CCACCTTGAGTGACTTGTCCCCAGTAAACAGTCCAGATCGAGAAGAAGCCTTCACAGTTGTGGACTCTGGCCATGAGGAGTCCCTGGCCTTCTCCACCTCAGAGGTTCCACTGACTCCCCATAACCACCAGCACACTGCCCTGCTTCCTCTGCATTTCTACCCACTGTCCCAGTCGGTGCGGGTGGCCTTCACTGCATCACGCACAGCCAACTTTGCACCAAGCAATCTGGACCAGCCTATTGTGTTTGACCAGCTGCACAGTAACCTGGGGGACATGTATGACTCCCACATTGGCCGCTTCACCTCCCCTGTCAATGGGACCTACGTCTTCATCTTCAATATTTTGAAGCTCGCAATCAATGTACCACTTTATATTAATCTCATGCGCAACGAAGAGGTAATTGTGTCGGCGTATGCTAACGATGGTGCCCCAGATCACGAGACGGCTAGCAACCATGCCATCCTGCCTCTTTTCCAAGGAGATCAAATGTGGCTCCGTCTGCATCGCGGTGCCATCTATGGAAGCACCTGGAAGTACAGCACTTTTTCAGGGTTCTTACTCTATCAGGATTAA
- the caprin2 gene encoding caprin-2 isoform X3, with product MAGAGPGLSLRTVRSWPDSGRGGSLKRTPRGRYSSHFSSKEIKMVQLFPSTNLDVSPLSEGSYETMENGLVLVDSPKVGSSETIIQPLHLETSTIYHGYDAYIENGLICLKHKVRNLEKKKLKLEGYKNRLRRGETLNPDQMVAVEKYEEVLHHLQFAQELCKTLDGLTMNLLRAQKKAAKKEQLAKVELERKHLSLVLQVQHLLQGLRQEHVKRDLLAGNNQAPQLSAEKLHNLNQLAKLLGVERDPRLSLKEQMEEAALAYSDLLEGKDKPVVGSTFKSLKEELMGLLNFKYFNCLSPPFTKYLDLLSSTCHRTPSKDISKKNWTLNVLETTEQEPPDCWDMKLSNGSTSHNATVSKTWRGAATLVPRGNSKKQPAPFKHQKQAATREQRASLALQLAAPMVFNSTTALPKDPILRKQQLEDLMTDIHGAFSFMQDSLLDSELSSSKGHPELRKPPFVSPAVLDIFFPDSKTYSDAIPKLAHSTPLSSRIVDFESIIHSRNGDQCRQTCDLERASKSLHKKLQLVERKQAPSPPLYDKEEIIFVSLEDKSCALTPVTPLEEHPPCRRDSCPPPQERVYAAPASPSMASVHLQNTKGNENRNKRDSVASSEPKNAVGTQTPPEFAQSGYSDCTFSSDGQTVLSLGQSEGHGSQSGQPCGRGSLRGGLYVPQTPVVDSLPVFYATRDTGYPNSCRRGSRRNNSCATLSDLSPVNSPDREEAFTVVDSGHEESLAFSTSEVPLTPHNHQHTALLPLHFYPLSQSVRVAFTASRTANFAPSNLDQPIVFDQLHSNLGDMYDSHIGRFTSPVNGTYVFIFNILKLAINVPLYINLMRNEEVIVSAYANDGAPDHETASNHAILPLFQGDQMWLRLHRGAIYGSTWKYSTFSGFLLYQD from the exons ATGGCGGGAGCGGGGCCCGGCCTTTCCCTTCGGACGGTAAGATCGTGGCCTGACAGCGGACGTGGCGGCTCTCTGAAACGGACTCCCAGAGGACGTTACAGCAG tCATTTTTCCAGCAAGGAGATCAAAATGGTACAACTGTTTCCTTCCACTAATCTGGACGTTAGCCCTCTTTCTGAGGGATCATATGAAACCATGGAGAATGGATTAGTGCTGGTGGACAGCCCAAAGGTGGGCTCCTCTGAAACGATTATCCAGCCCCTCCATCTGGAAACCTCCACCATCTATCACGGCTATGACGCCTATATCGAAAATGGGCTCATCTGTCTCAAGCACAAAGTCAGAAACCTAGAGAAGAAAAAG CTGAAACTAGAAGGCTACAAGAACAGGCTAAGGAGGGGTGAGACCCTGAACCCCGATCAGATG GTGGCGGTGGAGAAGTATGAGGAGGTCCTGCATCATCTCCAGTTTGCTCAGGAGTTGTGCAAAACCCTTGATGGGTTGACCATGAAT TTACTCAGAGCCCAGAagaaggcagcaaagaaggaACAGCTGGCAaaagtggagctggagaggaagcaTCTAAGCCTCGTGCTCCAGGTTCAGCACCTTCTTCAAGGTCTGCGGCAGGAGCATGTGAAGAGAGACCTACTGGCTGGAAACAACCAGGCACCTCAACTTTCAGCTGAAAAGCTCCACAACCTAAATCAACTGGCCAAATTGTTGGGAGTCGAGCGGGATCCCAGACTAAG TCTAAAGGAGCAGATGGAAGAAGCAGCTCTGGCCTATTCTGACCTGCTCGAGGGCAAAGACAAACCAGTGGTTGGGTCAACAT TTAAGTCTCTGAAAGAGGAGCTTATGGGCTTGCTAAACTTCAAGTATTTCAACTGTCTTTCACCTCCATTTACCAAGTATCTGGATTTGTTGAGCTCCACCTGCCACAGAA CCCCTTCAAAAGACATTTCCAAGAAG AACTGGACGCTGAATGTTCTGGAAACGACAGAGCAAGAGCCGCCTGACTGCTGGGATATGAAGCTTTCAAATGGATCCACCTCGCATAATGCTACAGTATCCAAAACATGGAGAGGGGCCGCAACTTTAGTTCCTAGAGGCAATTCCAAGAAACAACCGGCGCCCTTCAAACAT CAAAAACAGGCAGCCACAAGGGAGCAACGTGCCAGCCTG GCACTTCAGTTGGCTGCACCCATGGTCTTCAACTCCACCACTGCTTTGCCGAAAGACCCCATCTTGAGGAAGCAACAGCTTGAGGATCTAATGACAGATATTCATGGAGCTTTCAGTTTTATGCAG GACTCTCTTCTGGACAGTGAGCTCtcttcctctaaaggccacccGGAGCTGAGGAAGCCACCTTTTGTATCGCCTGCTGTTCTTG ACATCTTTTTTCCAGACTCAAAAACGTATTCTGATGCGATTCCCAAATTGGCCCAT TCCACTCCGCTCTCCTCTAGGATTGTGGATTTTGAATCCATAATCCATTCCAGAAACGGGGATCAGTGCCGACAGACCTGTGACTTGGAACGCGCTTCGAAGAGCCTCCAT AAAAAGTTGCAGTTGGTTGAAAGAAAGCAAGCGCCTTCGCCACCACTCTACGACAAAGAGGAAATAATCTTTGTCAGCCTGGAGGACAAGAGCTGTGCTTTG ACACCTGTGACTCCACTAGAGGAGCATCCCCCCTGTAGAAGGGACTcttgccccccaccccaggaACGGGTGTATGCTGCACCTGCCTCCCCAAGTATGGCATCTGTGCACCTCCAGAACACCAAAGGA AATGAGAACCGAAACAAGAGGGATTCTGTGGCATCTTCTGAGCCCAAGAACGCTGTTGGCACACAAACTCCACCAGAATTTGCTCAGTCAG GGTATTCAGATTGTACATTCAGCAGTGATGGACAGACTGTGCTGTCCCTGGGCCAGTCTGAGGGACACGGGAGTCAATCAGGCCAGCCGTGCGGAAGGGGGTCCTTGAGAG GAGGATTGTACGTCCCTCAGACCCCAGTTGTGGACTCCCTTCCTGTCTTCTATGCTACTAGA GACACTGGTTACCCAAATAGTTGTCGACGTGGCTCAAGGAGGAATAATTCATGCG CCACCTTGAGTGACTTGTCCCCAGTAAACAGTCCAGATCGAGAAGAAGCCTTCACAGTTGTGGACTCTGGCCATGAGGAGTCCCTGGCCTTCTCCACCTCAGAGGTTCCACTGACTCCCCATAACCACCAGCACACTGCCCTGCTTCCTCTGCATTTCTACCCACTGTCCCAGTCGGTGCGGGTGGCCTTCACTGCATCACGCACAGCCAACTTTGCACCAAGCAATCTGGACCAGCCTATTGTGTTTGACCAGCTGCACAGTAACCTGGGGGACATGTATGACTCCCACATTGGCCGCTTCACCTCCCCTGTCAATGGGACCTACGTCTTCATCTTCAATATTTTGAAGCTCGCAATCAATGTACCACTTTATATTAATCTCATGCGCAACGAAGAGGTAATTGTGTCGGCGTATGCTAACGATGGTGCCCCAGATCACGAGACGGCTAGCAACCATGCCATCCTGCCTCTTTTCCAAGGAGATCAAATGTGGCTCCGTCTGCATCGCGGTGCCATCTATGGAAGCACCTGGAAGTACAGCACTTTTTCAGGGTTCTTACTCTATCAGGATTAA